From a single Pempheris klunzingeri isolate RE-2024b chromosome 2, fPemKlu1.hap1, whole genome shotgun sequence genomic region:
- the LOC139220424 gene encoding protein FAM107B, producing the protein MRLYHGTQVSQKTGLQHSFFLTERHHCWMAPACQVMESQQQEGGDLIKPRKLPNPVLASKQHRSLHQELLFCYRRGLLPRKKPELQRVLEHKQREQHKQRELALSPPSDLEVKLRTRKQRIQVYELEERKRSERLQNVPEFVHVRGALKRSQTFS; encoded by the exons ATGCGTCTCTACCATGGCACACAG GTATCACAAAAAACGGGTCTTCAGCACAGTTTTTTTCTCACAG agagacATCACTGCTGGATGGCCCCGGCTTGCCAGGTGATGGAGAGTCAACAACAGGAGGGTGGTGACCTCATCAAACCCAGGAAGCTGCCAAATCCTGTCCTGGCTTCCAAACAGCACAGATCCCTTCACCaagagctgctgttctgctACAGAAG AGGTCTCCTGCCCAGAAAAAAGCCGGAGCTGCAGCGTGTGCTGgagcacaaacagagagagcagcacaagCAGAGGGAGCTGGCCCTCAGTCCTCCCTCCGACTTGGAGGTGAAGCTGCGCACAAGAAAGCAGAGAATACAAGTC TacgagctggaggagaggaagaggagcgagAGGCTGCAGAATGTTCCCGAGTTTGTTCATGTGAGAGGAGCCCTGAAACGTAGCCAAACATTTTCCTAG
- the b3galt6 gene encoding beta-1,3-galactosyltransferase 6 isoform X1, which yields MSVGSPDRHRLSVSCRISTMNLLRIVCRHKTALVIGTVCSFAVVLVFLAKCTSETLKQGHQDPPGLAPHASALQSRPEQHNPPSTSKDLSAFIVVLITTGPKYTERRSIIRSTWLAKRDSDVLAMFVVGTQGLPNEDLQNLNTEQGRHKDLLLLPDLRDSYENLTLKLLHMYSWLDQNVEFKFVLKADDDTFARLDLLKEELKGKEPNRLYWGFFSGRGRVKTAGKWRESSWELCDYYLPYALGGGYILSADLVRYVHLNAGYFKTWQSEDVSLGAWLAPVDVRRTHDPRFDTEYKSRGCNNKYLVTHKQSLEDMLEKHQTLQRDGRLCKEEVKLRLSYVYDWSVPPSQCCQRKDGIP from the exons ATGTCGGTTGGCTCTCCTGACCGTCATCGTCTGTCGGTTAGCTGCCG AATCAGCACCATGAATCTGTTACGAATAGTGTGCCGCCACAAGACGGCCCTGGTCATCGGCACTGTGTGCAGCTTCGCTGTAGTTCTGGTCTTCTTGGCCAAATGTACCTCAGAAACCCTGAAACAGGGCCACCAGGATCCTCCGGGCCTAGCCCCTCATGCCAGTGCTCTGCAGTCCCGTCCAGAGCAACACAATCCCCCCTCCACGTCGAAAGACTTGTCAGCGTTCATCGTGGTCCTCATCACGACCGGACCTAAGTACACAGAGCGGAGGAGTATCATCCGCAGCACCTGGCTGGCTAAGCGGGACTCCGATGTTCTGGCCATGTTTGTGGTGGGAACTCAGGGGCTTCCCAACGAGGACCTTCAGAACCTGAACACGGAGCAGGGAAGGCACAAGGACTTGCTCTTACTGCCCGACCTGCGAGATTCTTACGAGAACTTGACACTCAAGCTGCTGCACATGTACTCCTGGCTGGACCAGAATGTGGAGTTCAAGTTTGTCCTCAAAGCGGATGACGACACATTCGCTCGCTTGGACCTCCtgaaggaggagctgaaggGGAAAGAGCCCAACCGGTTGTACTGGGGCTTCTTCTCAGGGAGAGGGCGAGTGAAAACAGCTGGGAAGTGGCGGGAAAGTTCCTGGGAGCTTTGTGACTACTACCTGCCCTACGCCCTGGGCGGGGGCTACATCCTCTCTGCTGACCTGGTGCGTTACGTGCATCTTAACGCCGGCTACTTCAAGACGTGGCAGAGTGAGGATGTGTCACTGGGGGCCTGGCTGGCACCAGTGGATGTTCGGCGGACGCATGACCCACGTTTTGACACGGAGTATAAATCACGTGGTTGCAACAACAAATACTTGGTTACACATAAGCAGAGCTTGGAGGACATGTTGGAGAAACACCAGACTCTGCAGCGCGACGGCAGGCTCTGCAAGGAGGAAGTGAAGCTGCGACTGTCCTACGTGTACGACTGGAGCGTGCCgccctcacagtgctgccagAGGAAGGACGGCATTCCTTAG
- the tmem167b gene encoding protein kish-B gives MTNVYSLDGILVFGLLFICTCAYLKKVPRINSWLLSEKKGVWGVFYKAAVIGTRLHIPVAVSCLAMAFYVIFLK, from the exons ATGACAAATG TGTACTCTCTCGATGGCATCCTGGTGTTTGGGCTGCTGTTCATCTGCACGTGTGCATACCTCAAGAAGGTGCCTCGCATCAACAGCTGGCTGCTGTCGGAGAAGAAAGGAGTGTGGGGTGTCTTCTACAAAG ctGCGGTAATTGGGACTCGGCTTCACATCCCTGTGGCGGTTTCCTGTCTGGCCATGGCTTTCTACGTCATCTTTTTGAAATGA
- the b3galt6 gene encoding beta-1,3-galactosyltransferase 6 isoform X2: MNLLRIVCRHKTALVIGTVCSFAVVLVFLAKCTSETLKQGHQDPPGLAPHASALQSRPEQHNPPSTSKDLSAFIVVLITTGPKYTERRSIIRSTWLAKRDSDVLAMFVVGTQGLPNEDLQNLNTEQGRHKDLLLLPDLRDSYENLTLKLLHMYSWLDQNVEFKFVLKADDDTFARLDLLKEELKGKEPNRLYWGFFSGRGRVKTAGKWRESSWELCDYYLPYALGGGYILSADLVRYVHLNAGYFKTWQSEDVSLGAWLAPVDVRRTHDPRFDTEYKSRGCNNKYLVTHKQSLEDMLEKHQTLQRDGRLCKEEVKLRLSYVYDWSVPPSQCCQRKDGIP; encoded by the coding sequence ATGAATCTGTTACGAATAGTGTGCCGCCACAAGACGGCCCTGGTCATCGGCACTGTGTGCAGCTTCGCTGTAGTTCTGGTCTTCTTGGCCAAATGTACCTCAGAAACCCTGAAACAGGGCCACCAGGATCCTCCGGGCCTAGCCCCTCATGCCAGTGCTCTGCAGTCCCGTCCAGAGCAACACAATCCCCCCTCCACGTCGAAAGACTTGTCAGCGTTCATCGTGGTCCTCATCACGACCGGACCTAAGTACACAGAGCGGAGGAGTATCATCCGCAGCACCTGGCTGGCTAAGCGGGACTCCGATGTTCTGGCCATGTTTGTGGTGGGAACTCAGGGGCTTCCCAACGAGGACCTTCAGAACCTGAACACGGAGCAGGGAAGGCACAAGGACTTGCTCTTACTGCCCGACCTGCGAGATTCTTACGAGAACTTGACACTCAAGCTGCTGCACATGTACTCCTGGCTGGACCAGAATGTGGAGTTCAAGTTTGTCCTCAAAGCGGATGACGACACATTCGCTCGCTTGGACCTCCtgaaggaggagctgaaggGGAAAGAGCCCAACCGGTTGTACTGGGGCTTCTTCTCAGGGAGAGGGCGAGTGAAAACAGCTGGGAAGTGGCGGGAAAGTTCCTGGGAGCTTTGTGACTACTACCTGCCCTACGCCCTGGGCGGGGGCTACATCCTCTCTGCTGACCTGGTGCGTTACGTGCATCTTAACGCCGGCTACTTCAAGACGTGGCAGAGTGAGGATGTGTCACTGGGGGCCTGGCTGGCACCAGTGGATGTTCGGCGGACGCATGACCCACGTTTTGACACGGAGTATAAATCACGTGGTTGCAACAACAAATACTTGGTTACACATAAGCAGAGCTTGGAGGACATGTTGGAGAAACACCAGACTCTGCAGCGCGACGGCAGGCTCTGCAAGGAGGAAGTGAAGCTGCGACTGTCCTACGTGTACGACTGGAGCGTGCCgccctcacagtgctgccagAGGAAGGACGGCATTCCTTAG